The sequence TGGCACGGCAGTACCTCACCCTTCGCGACGTGCGGGGATACGCGGGCCGGCTGGTCGAGCGGGAGGCGCACTTCCGTGAGCTGGCGCACACCGATCCGCTGACGTCGTTGGCCAACCGGCGCGGCCTGCTCCGAGCCCTGCACCAGAACGCCGCGGACCGCAAACCCTGTGTGCTGCTCGGCCTCGACCTGGACGGCTTCAAGAACGTCAACGACATGCGCGGCCACGACGTGGGCGACGCCGTGCTGGCCGAGGTGGGCCGGCGGCTGCGTGGCAACCTGCGCCCCGGTGACGTGGCCGCCCGGTTGGGCGGCGACGAGTTCGCCGTACTCATGCAGGGCCGCGCGGTCGAGGCGGACCGGGTCGCCGAACGGCTCCTCGGGGTGCTCAACCGGCCGTACGACCAGCCGGAGGGGCCGGTCTTCCTGTCGGTGAGCATCGGGGTGGCCGACTGGGCAGACGAGCCGGACGTGGAGTTGCTTCTACGCCACGCCGACCTGGCGCTGCGCTACGCCAAGCAGCGCGGCAAGAACCGGATCGAGCGGTACGACGCCGCGTACGACCAGCTGCTGCGCCGCCGTACGACAGTGGAGCACGAGTTGCGCGGGGCCATCGACCGCGACGAGCTGCGGTTGGCGTTCCAGCCGGTGGCGTCGCTGCCGTCGGTGCGGCCGGTCGGCGCCGAGGCGCTGCTCCGTTGGCACCATCCCGAGCTGGGCAACGTGCGTCCGGACGAGTTCATCCCGCTCGCCGAGGAGTGCGGCATGATCGCCCCGCTCGGCGCCTGGGTGCTGCACCAGGCCTGCTACCAGCTCTCCCGCTGGTTGGCGGACGGGCACGACGTCTGGGTGTCGGTGAACGTCTCCCCGCGCGAGCTGCACGCCCCGGAGTACGTGGTCCAGGTCGCCGAGGCGCTGCGCGCCCACCACGTGCCGCCGCAGCGGCTGGTGCTGGAGGTCACCGAGCACGCCGTCGCCACCGACCTGGACGAGCTGATCCGGCGGCTCACCGCGCTGCGGTTGACCGGTGTACGGATCGCGCTGGACGACTTCGGGGCCGGCTACTCGTCGCTGGGGCATCTGCGCCGGTTGCCGATCGACATCCTCAAGATCGACCACAGTCTGGTCGCCGAGCACGAGCCGGTCCGCCCGGTCGGCCAGGACGGTCCGGCGTTCGCCCCGATGGTCGACATCGTGATGCGACTGGGTCACCAGCTGGGGCTG comes from Micromonospora vinacea and encodes:
- a CDS encoding putative bifunctional diguanylate cyclase/phosphodiesterase; its protein translation is MVAVAALSGLVAAVAAVLLTLVARRRTRPRRPAHVLLAAAAGVALLSLLAGVLAALSANDHWAHEQGQRTGWATAVAIGTAVAGLAFAAGLLRLPGVAATAAGTARLALDGLVMAAALWFVGWVLFSEPTRLLGAATPMACPAILVATVSAALGAGLVVIVVFRAATPRRRLAALGTGISAVTFGGLGLSAGLCQAGPTMALTGAVVLAAGLLTVALVVYRADRPGQVDLDLVGSDGEYAVAPMLAMAASAMYHLAQDGRFTAAGIVAGSVEGFALVARQYLTLRDVRGYAGRLVEREAHFRELAHTDPLTSLANRRGLLRALHQNAADRKPCVLLGLDLDGFKNVNDMRGHDVGDAVLAEVGRRLRGNLRPGDVAARLGGDEFAVLMQGRAVEADRVAERLLGVLNRPYDQPEGPVFLSVSIGVADWADEPDVELLLRHADLALRYAKQRGKNRIERYDAAYDQLLRRRTTVEHELRGAIDRDELRLAFQPVASLPSVRPVGAEALLRWHHPELGNVRPDEFIPLAEECGMIAPLGAWVLHQACYQLSRWLADGHDVWVSVNVSPRELHAPEYVVQVAEALRAHHVPPQRLVLEVTEHAVATDLDELIRRLTALRLTGVRIALDDFGAGYSSLGHLRRLPIDILKIDHSLVAEHEPVRPVGQDGPAFAPMVDIVMRLGHQLGLEVIAEGVTTPTELAAVVAAGCRFGQGALFGWGVPAEHLEAMLEAATSPGARPAQVPPPRRVPRGSGQLTPPADGASQADAPTSVNQHVGSVDSSREMRQA